The Anoxybacillus amylolyticus DNA segment ATGAATGTTTGTAAAGCCGCGTTTTGGTAAACGACGGAATAGCGGAGTTTGACCACCTTCAAAACCAAGTCTTACACCGCCACCAGAACGAGCGTTTTGACCTTTATGACCTTTTCCAGACGTTTTCCCGTTACCAGAACCGATCCCGCGACCTACACGGTTACGTTCTTTGCGGGAACCTGGTGCTGGTTGTAGTTCATGAAGTTTCATCGCGAGGCACCTCCTTATGTTCATTATTGTTCTAATTCTTGAACTTTTACAAGATGAGACACTTTATTAATCATTCCGCGAATGGCTGGATTGTCGTTATGCACAACTGTTTGATGCAATTTTCGTAATCCTAATGTTTTAACCGTGACGCGTTGATCTTCCGGACGACCAATCACGCT contains these protein-coding regions:
- the rpmD gene encoding 50S ribosomal protein L30, which gives rise to MAKKLAITLTRSVIGRPEDQRVTVKTLGLRKLHQTVVHNDNPAIRGMINKVSHLVKVQELEQ